GGGTGAGGAGCCCTTGGCCATGGTGATCGCCACGGCCAGCAGCAGCCACGCGGTCACGTCGGCGATGGCGGCGCAGGTGACGGTCAGCGCCCCGGTCGGGGTGTGGAAGAGCCCCCGTTCCAGCAGGATCCTGGCCAGTACGGGAAACGCGGTGACGCTCAGCGCGGCGCCGATGAACAGGGCGAAGACCGGGAACTCGACGGGCGCGGTCGCCAGCGGCGTGTAGATCAGCAGGGCCAGCGCGACCCCGAGCGAGAACGGGATCGCCACGCTCGCCTGTCCGCAGAGCACCGCGACGCGGCCCCGCCCGCGCAGCAGGTCGCCGCGGAGCTCCAGCCCGACCAGGAACATGAAGAAGGCCAGCCCGAACTGGGCCAGCAGGTTCAGGTACGGCATGACGGCACCGGGGAACAGCGCGCGATAGGCCTCGGGCCACACGGCGCCGAGCAGGGAGGGACCGAGCACGATGCCCGCGGCCATCTCCCCGATCACCCGGGGCTGGCCCAGCCCGCGGAAGACGGCCCCGCCGAGATGGGCCAGCGCGACGACCACGGTGACGGACAACAGCAGCAGGGGCGTGGCCGGAACCTCCTCCTCCCGCCCCGGCTCCACCGAGGGCACGGGGACGGGACCGGTGGCCGTTCCCGGGTCGAGCCCCAGCATCAGCAGCGCCAGCACGGAGGGCAGCACGACCGCGAGACCGTACGCGATCAGGGAACGACGCAGCGTGCTGGTATTCGCCGACCGAAACCGTGAATATGTCATGATCAATTCCATTTCCGAGAGGTTGAATTCCGAACCGGCGCGTATATCACAGAGCAAAAAAAATTGCCAAGCTGATTAAAGACTCAGCTGGTCAACGGCTTGATTCCGTCTTTCCGTTGTACCTCAGGAAGACCGTCTGAAAATTACTCATGATCGAAAGTGCGCTTTCCGAAACGGCGGGTAAGGGATCGTCCTGACTCACTCCAAGTGCACAGAAATTCGGAGGAACAGTCGCATGCAGGTGCTCTCCCCCAACCGAGAGGCGAACCGCCAAGCCCCGCCATCCTGTGATGAGAGGCCCCCGGTCCCGGCTCCGCGCCGTACCCCTTCCCAGGGCTCCAAGCTGGCCCTGGACGCGTCCGCCAAGCCACGGCGAACCGGGCTCCAGCTCCCGTCGAGCCTCCCCTTCGACACCTGGCGGCGCATCGGCCACCAGATCTCCCTCATCGCCGACTCCTCCGCCTGGTGGCTCGGCGACTGGCTGGTCTACGGCGAAACCGAATACACCGACCGTTACAAGAGAGCGGTCGAGGAGAGCTCCCTCGATATCCAAACCCTGCGCAATTACGCCTGGGTCGCCCGGCGATTCCCGGTATCCCGCCGGCGAGACAAGCTCAGCCTTCAGCACCACGCGGAAGTGGCCGCGCTTCCCGAGCACGAGCAGATGCTCTGGCTCGACCGCGCCGAACGCTTCAGCTGGTCCAGAAACCGTCTGCGCAGCCAGATCAAGGCACACCGCACCGCCGCCCTGTCCGCCTCGGGCCGGGCCGCGGAGGCCGCCGAGGAGAAGGCCGTCATCCACATCGACGTACCGGTCGACCAGGAGCAGTCGTGGCGTGACGCGGCCCGCCGGATGAACCGCAGCGTGGAGGAGTGGGCGAGGCTCGTCCTCAACCAGGTCGCCACCGGCCAGATTCCCGCTCGCGGGATTTCCGACGCCAAGGCCGGGTGAGGAACGGAGGACAGGTGGGCGCCGTCCACACGTTGTTCGAGAAGAAGGCGTCCGAGGCGCCGGACAGGACGGCCCTGGTTTCCGGGGCCGTCCTGTTCACGTATCGAGACCTCGACGCCCGTGCCAACGGCCTCGCCCGGTCGCTCCTGCGACGCGGCGTCGGCCCCGAGACCCTCGTCCCCCTGCGGCTGGACCGCTCCCCCGACCTGCTCGTCGCGCTGCTCGCCGTCTGCAAGGCGGGCGGCGCGGCGGTGCTGCTCGACCCCGGCTGGCCCGAGGACCGCGTCGCCGCGATCCTCGACGGCGCTCCCGTGGTGATCGACGGTCCCCTCGACGCCGAGCCCTCCTCCGAGAGCCCCGGTGTCCCCGTGCACGAGGACCAGCTCGCGTACGCGGTGCACACCTCCGGGTCGACGGGGCGGCCCAAGCTCGTCGGGGTGACCCACCGGGCGATCGCCCACCGGGTCGCCACCCATGCCGAGGCGTACCGCGTCACCCCCGCCGACCGCTCCAGCTGGCTGGCTCCCCCGGCCTCGTCGGTCTCGGTGGTGGAGCTGTGGCCGTACCTCTGCTCCGGCGCGAGCGTGCACGTCGCCGACGCGGCGACCGCGGGCTCGCCGCCGGAGCTGCGCGACTGGATGGTCGCCTCCGGGATCACCCGCTCGTACGTGAACATGCCGCTCGCCGAGCTGCTCTACGGCCTGCCGTGGCCCGGGGAGACGGCGCTGCGGCTCATGACGGTCGGCAGCGACGCGGTGCGCGTGTGGCCCTCGCCCGGTCTGCCGTTCGAGGTCGCGGTGGAGTACGGCTCCGCCGAGGCCAACGGCGTGACGAGCTGCCTGGTCCCGCTGGAGGACCGCTGCACCTCGGCCACCGCCGACGAGACCGCCAGGCGCGCCCGGCCCCCCATCGGGCGCGCCTGGCCCGGCGTCGGCGTCCCCGTGCTGACCTCCGGCCTGGAGCCGGTCGCGGCGGGCGAGGTCGGCGAGCTGTTCGTGTCCGGGCCCGAGCTGGCCCGGGGCTATCTGGGCGAGCCGGCCCGCACCTCGGAACGCTTCCTGCCCGACCCCTCGGGCGGGGGCGGCCGCGTCTACCGGACCGGCGATCTCGTACGGGAGCGGTCGGACGGGCGGCTGGAGCACCACGGCCGCGTCGACCAGCAGGTCAAGATCCGTGGCCACCGGGTGGAGCCCGCGGAGGTGGAGACCGTACTGCTCGAACACCCCTCGGTGCGCGAGTGCGTCGTGACGGGCGCGCCCGGTCCCGGCGGCGACCTGAGACTGTGCGCCTACGTCGTCCACGCAGGCAGCGCAGGCAGCGCAGGCAGCGCAGGCAGCGCGGACGACGCCACGGACAACAGCACCGTGAACGACCCCGCGAACGGCGCCACGGACGACGCTGTGAACGGCATCCCGGACAGCACCACGGACGGCGCCACGGACGGCGTCTTGGGCGGTACCTCGGACAGCGCCACGGACAGCGCCACGAACGGTGTCTTGGGCGGCGCCACGGACGGCGCCGCGCGTGGTGCCTGGGCCGGGGAACTGCGCGCCTTCGTCGCGGCACGGCTGCCCGCTCCGATGGTGCCGGCCGCCTGGACCGCGATGGAGCGGCTGCCGCTGAACTCCAGCAACAAGGTGGACCGCCGCGCGCTGCCCGCGCCCTCGTGGGGCGCCCCCCCGAAAACCGGCCACCCGGGAAACGGGCTCCCGGGAAACGGGCTCCCGGGAAACGGGCTCCCGGGAAACGACGTTCCGGGAAACGACGTTCCGGGAAGCGACGCGGCAGGAGCCGACGCGCAGAGGACTGACGTGCGGAGGGCCGACGCGCAGAGGACCGACGTGCGGGGGACCGACGTGCGGGGGACCGACGCCCCGGAGGCCGCTCCCCAGAAAGACGGCGAGCGTGAGGAGGGCGCCGACCCGGTGACCGCGGGGGTGCTGGAGCTGTGGGAGCAGGAGCTCGGGGCGCGCGGCGCGCTGGGCGACCACTTCATCCGCTCCGGCGGCGACTCCCTGTCGGCCACCCGTCTCGTCGACCGGATCGGGACCCGCTACGGCGTGCGGATCCGGCTGCGCGACTTCCTGCGGGCGCCGACACCCGAGACCCTCATCCGGAACATCAAGGCGGAAGGAAAGGCGAGATGACCGAGAGGAAGCGGAGAAGGAGCCGCCCCACGTGGCTGCTGCGCACCCCCGACCCCGAGGCGAGGGCGAGGCTGTGGTGCCTGCCGTACCCGGGGTCGGGGGCGTCGATGTACCACGGGTGGCCGGCCGAGGTGGACGGGATCGAGCTGTGCCCCGTACAGCTGCCCGGCAGGGAGAACCGGCTGCGCGAGCCGTTGTTCGAGAGCTACGCGGCCGTCGCCGCCGAGATGCTGGAGGGCCTGGAGCCCTACCTGGACCGGCCGTTCGGTTTCATCAGCCACTGCGGCACGGTCTTCATCGGCTACGAGGCGACGCTGCTGCTCATGGAGCGCGGCGGCCCGCTGCCCGGCCACCTGTTCGCCTCCTCGATGGTCCCGCCGCACCGGGCGTCGTGGCCGAGCATCCTCAGGCTCGACGAGGAGCAGGTGGGCGCGCTGGTGTCGGACCTCATGCGGGCGCGCGGCGCGGAGCCGCTGCCCGAGCTGGTGGAGATGGCCGCGGACGTCATGCGCGCCGACGTGGCCGCCTACAGCCGCTTCGACAGGACCGACCCGGTGGAGCTGCCCTGCCCGATCACCGCGATCGGCTGGTCGGGCGACACGCAGATCCCCCCGGAGCAGATGGCCGGCTGGGAGGCCTACGGCGAGGCCCGCTACACCGTGCTGGACGGCGGGCACTGGAGCTACCTCCAGGCGCCCGCCGCCCTGCTGGACGAGATCTCGCGGAGCATGTCCGCGCGCGTCCCGGGCTGAACGGATCGAACGGTTGACCTCAGGTGTCCTTGCCGTCCTTGCGCCCGCCGGGTCCGTCGGCCTCGGCGGGCTCGGCGGGCTCCTGGATGTCCTGCAGGAGCTCGGCGTCCTCGAGCCTGCGCAGGTTCGGCACCGGCGACAGGAACAGCAGGATGATCCAGGGCAGCAGGAACGCGGCACCGGCGTAGATGGCGGGCTTGATACCGATCAGCTCGCCCAGCACCCCGGCCAGCATCGCGGCCAGCGGCAGGATGCCGAGGTAGACCGCGCGGCTCGCGCCGATGACCCTGCCCCGCAGGTGGTTGGGGATCACGTACTGGAAGAGCGTGAGCTGGCCGATGTTCCCGGCCACCACGCCGAACACCGTGACGAACCAGATCACCGAGAACAGGGTGATCTGCAACCACTGCGGACCGGCCACGAACGGTGTAAAGCACAGCACCCGGAAGGCGATCAGGGCGGTCATGATGCCGCGCCCGTAGCCGAACCTCTCGAACAGCTTGCTCGCGAAGACGGCGCCGACGACGCCGCCGATGCTGCCGACGGCGTAGATGAAGCCGATCCAGGTGCCCGACATACCGAGCTCCCTGGCCGCGTACAGGATGAACAGGGTCAGGATCATCATCGACCCGAAGTTCGCCCCGGCGGAGTTGATGATCAACGGCCGGGCGTAGTCGTTGCGGTAGGTGACCTTCAGGCCGTGCTTGATGTCGTGGATCATCGCCGCGACGGCGCCCCGGCCCTGGCTGCTCTGGCGCTCGACGGGCGGCTCGACGTGGCGGATGCGCGACAGGGCGAAGGCGGAGACGAGGAAGGAGATCGCGTCTCCCATCATCACGTACGCCGGCCGGAACAGGTCGATGAGCACGCCTCCGGCGCTGGAGCCCGCGATGGCGCCCACCGACTCGGTCGCCGCCATCCGGCTGTTGCCGTCGACCAGCTGCTCCTCGCTCAGCAGGGTCGGCATGTAGGCGGCGTAGGCGATCTCGAAGACCACCGAGAGGCCGCCGACCACGACCGCGACCACGTAGAGCACCCACATGTCCATGAAACCGACGAAGGCCGCGATGGGAATCAGGGCCACGACCACGGCACGCCCAATGTCGGAGCCGACCATCAGCGGCCTGCGGCGGTAGCGGTCGATGAGCACACCGGCGATCAGCGTCAGCAGGAGGGCGGCGATCGTGCGCATGGTGTTGAGCAGGCCGACCTCGAAGGAGCTGGCCTGCAGCATGAGGATCGCGGTCAGCGGGAGTGCCAGGGTGGTCAGCTCGGAGCCGAGGACCGAGATCGACTGACCGGCCCAGAGCCGGTTGAAGTCGGGGTTTCGCCAGAGAGAGGGCGGCTTTTCCCCCGGCGCCCTGACTTCCGTTCTCTGAGTGTCCATAAGATCATTCCGTCCTTGTCGGGTTTCACCTCTGGTTGACTGTAATAAGGTTTTTGTTAAGGGTGATGATATGCGAAATCACCGGAGAGGCACACTGGAAAACAATCAGCGAGTACGCCAGATGACACTCCCCGACGGTCATGTGGTATTCCAGCTCAATCCCGCCGAGACCAGCCTGCAGTATCGCAGTATCGTGGGCGACAGAAGCTACTTCAGGCATGACGTGCGCCTTGAGCCGGGAATGACGGTGTTCGACGTGGGGGCTAACATCGGAATCGCCGCCCTGGCGTTTCATTGGGAATGTCCGGGCACGCGTATTCTCGCCTTCGAGCCCGCCAGGCCGCTTTACGACGCGTTGTGCGCGAATCTGTCCGCCCACGGCCTGAACGCCAAGGCGTTCGACTGCGCGCTCTCCCGTACCCCGGGAACGGCGGTTCTCACCGTCTACCCGGAGACCACCGCGATGTCGGGGATGTACACCGACGTCGACCACGACGCCGAGGTGACCAGGACGTTCCTGGCCAACAGTGGTTTCGCCCCCGAGGACGTGACCGACATGGCCGAGGGCAGGCACGTCACGGAGAAGCAGGAGTGCCAGGTTCGGACGATCTCCGAGGTGATGGCCACCGAGGGCGTGGACCGCATAGGACTGTTGAAAATCAACGTCGAGAAAGCCGAATGCGATGTACTGGACGGAATCGCTCCCGGCGACTGGGAGGCGGTCGACCAAATCGTCATGCAGGTCCACGACATCGACGGCAGGCTCGCGTCCGTACGCGACGATCTCACCGGTCGTGGATTCCAGGTCGACATCGGCCAGGATCCCCTGCTGAAGGACACGGACATCTTCGACGTGTATGCACGGAGGAATTCCCCATGACAGTGGACACGACCGTGAATCTGAACGATCTGGATCTGGCGGATCCGGATATCTACACGGCCCCCGACTCCGGCCTCGGCGTCCTGCATTACCTGCAGGAGCACCGGCCGATGTTCTGGAACAAGAGGTCGGACGGGCCGAGCTTCTGGGCTTTCACCAAATACGCGGACGGCGTCGCCGTCTATCTCGACAAGACGAATTTCACCTCCGAGCGGGGCATGCAGGTCGGGCAGACCGAGTCCGCCGCCCGCGCCGCCGCGGGCAAGATGCTCATCGTCACCGACGGCCGCCACAGCCGGCTGCGCGACGTGATGAACCCCGCGCTCACCCCCCGGGTGGTACGCCGTCTGGAGGGCGCGATGCGCGAGACGGTGGGCGGGATGCTGGAGGAGAACGCCCAGAAGGACTCCTTCGACTTCGTCGACACGGTGGCGGGCAGGCTCCCGCTGTCGGTCATCTGCGAGCTGCTGGGCGTGCCCCGCGCCGACTGGGACCTGATGATCCAGTGGACGCGCACCGCGTTCGGCTCCGCCACCTCCGACGACGTCATCTCCGACGCCGAGAAGGCCGAGGCGAACGCCAACATCTTCGCCTACTACGCCGACCTGCTGGCCGAGCGGCGCGACAACCTCGGCGACGACGTGATCAGCGTGCTGATCCGCGGCCGGATCGACGGGACGCCCCTCACCGACGAGGAGATCCTGCTCAACGTCAACGGCCTCATCACCGGCGGCAACGAGACGACCCGGCACGCCTCGGCGGGGGCCGTCATCGCCCTGGTGGAGAACCCCGGCGAGTGGAGGCGGCTGCGCGAGGACCCCTCGCTCATCCCGACCGCCGTGGAGGAGGTGCTGCGCTGGACCGCCCCCAGCCTCAACGTCATGCGCACCGCGCTGCGCGACACGAAGATCGGAGATCAGACCATCCGGGCCGGTGAGCGGGTCAGCGTGTGGCACCCGGCCGTCAACCGCGACGAGGACGCCTTCCCCGACGCGCGCCGCTTCGACGTCGGGCGCACCCCCAACAGGCACCTCACGTTCGGCCTCGGCAAGCACCTGTGCATCGGCGCGGCGCTGGCCAGGTTCGAGCTGCGCGTCCTGCTGGAGGAGCTGACCGGCCGGGTGGCCCGCATGGAGCTCACCGGGCCGGTCAAGCGGCTGCGCTCGAACCTCATGTGGGGCGTCGACCGCGTCCCCGTCCACCTAGAACTCGACCACGCCGGGCACTGATTGGAGCACCCCATGCCGGACAGTAAGACTCCGCTGTCGCCGATCCAGGAGAGCGGGTGGAGGTCCTACCGGGCAAAGACCGCCGGGGACCACACCGACCAGATCACGCTCGCGGCGCGGTTGCGCGGGCCCGTGGACGAGAAGGCCCTGACCGCCGCGCTGGAACACGTGCTGGAGGCGCGCGAGGACCTGCGGCCGGCGTTGCCCCGCGGCTCCGAGGCGGAGCCGCGGCCCGTCGCCGTTCCCCCGCCGGTGGAACTGAGCAGGCACGACGCGAGCCGCCGCGAGGAGGCGCTGGCCCGGCTCGTCTCCGAGCAGGCCAACCGGGGCCTCGACCTCGAGACCGGCCCGCCGGTCCGGATCGCCCTGGCCCGGATGGCCGACGACGACCACGCGCTCGTCGTGACGGCGCACCGGCTCGTGGCCGACGAGCGCGTCCTGGCGGGCCTCGCGGAGGAGATCTCCCGGGCGTACGAGGACGCGTCGGGCTCGCCGGGCGCCA
This region of Streptosporangium sp. NBC_01495 genomic DNA includes:
- a CDS encoding FkbM family methyltransferase, whose product is MRNHRRGTLENNQRVRQMTLPDGHVVFQLNPAETSLQYRSIVGDRSYFRHDVRLEPGMTVFDVGANIGIAALAFHWECPGTRILAFEPARPLYDALCANLSAHGLNAKAFDCALSRTPGTAVLTVYPETTAMSGMYTDVDHDAEVTRTFLANSGFAPEDVTDMAEGRHVTEKQECQVRTISEVMATEGVDRIGLLKINVEKAECDVLDGIAPGDWEAVDQIVMQVHDIDGRLASVRDDLTGRGFQVDIGQDPLLKDTDIFDVYARRNSP
- a CDS encoding non-ribosomal peptide synthetase: MGAVHTLFEKKASEAPDRTALVSGAVLFTYRDLDARANGLARSLLRRGVGPETLVPLRLDRSPDLLVALLAVCKAGGAAVLLDPGWPEDRVAAILDGAPVVIDGPLDAEPSSESPGVPVHEDQLAYAVHTSGSTGRPKLVGVTHRAIAHRVATHAEAYRVTPADRSSWLAPPASSVSVVELWPYLCSGASVHVADAATAGSPPELRDWMVASGITRSYVNMPLAELLYGLPWPGETALRLMTVGSDAVRVWPSPGLPFEVAVEYGSAEANGVTSCLVPLEDRCTSATADETARRARPPIGRAWPGVGVPVLTSGLEPVAAGEVGELFVSGPELARGYLGEPARTSERFLPDPSGGGGRVYRTGDLVRERSDGRLEHHGRVDQQVKIRGHRVEPAEVETVLLEHPSVRECVVTGAPGPGGDLRLCAYVVHAGSAGSAGSAGSADDATDNSTVNDPANGATDDAVNGIPDSTTDGATDGVLGGTSDSATDSATNGVLGGATDGAARGAWAGELRAFVAARLPAPMVPAAWTAMERLPLNSSNKVDRRALPAPSWGAPPKTGHPGNGLPGNGLPGNGLPGNDVPGNDVPGSDAAGADAQRTDVRRADAQRTDVRGTDVRGTDAPEAAPQKDGEREEGADPVTAGVLELWEQELGARGALGDHFIRSGGDSLSATRLVDRIGTRYGVRIRLRDFLRAPTPETLIRNIKAEGKAR
- a CDS encoding LmbU family transcriptional regulator, yielding MQVLSPNREANRQAPPSCDERPPVPAPRRTPSQGSKLALDASAKPRRTGLQLPSSLPFDTWRRIGHQISLIADSSAWWLGDWLVYGETEYTDRYKRAVEESSLDIQTLRNYAWVARRFPVSRRRDKLSLQHHAEVAALPEHEQMLWLDRAERFSWSRNRLRSQIKAHRTAALSASGRAAEAAEEKAVIHIDVPVDQEQSWRDAARRMNRSVEEWARLVLNQVATGQIPARGISDAKAG
- a CDS encoding cation:proton antiporter, translated to MTYSRFRSANTSTLRRSLIAYGLAVVLPSVLALLMLGLDPGTATGPVPVPSVEPGREEEVPATPLLLLSVTVVVALAHLGGAVFRGLGQPRVIGEMAAGIVLGPSLLGAVWPEAYRALFPGAVMPYLNLLAQFGLAFFMFLVGLELRGDLLRGRGRVAVLCGQASVAIPFSLGVALALLIYTPLATAPVEFPVFALFIGAALSVTAFPVLARILLERGLFHTPTGALTVTCAAIADVTAWLLLAVAITMAKGSSPAEALRTLGLTVAFAAVMVGVVRPLLTRLLRRGLSQEATLPIVIVGLLVSGLLTELIGIHLIFGAFLFGALFPRDGDVRLRRVRERTQDFTTSFLLPPFFAFVGLNTQIGLLSQDLTMWSWCLLILVVAVVGKVGGVLVIARPMGVPGREAMRLGVLMNCRGVTELVILSIGLSLGIITQVLFTMLVIVALVSTAATAPLLGLLDRWDARRDGEVRDGRPGEPEGAGAVRRSA
- a CDS encoding thioesterase II family protein, with protein sequence MTERKRRRSRPTWLLRTPDPEARARLWCLPYPGSGASMYHGWPAEVDGIELCPVQLPGRENRLREPLFESYAAVAAEMLEGLEPYLDRPFGFISHCGTVFIGYEATLLLMERGGPLPGHLFASSMVPPHRASWPSILRLDEEQVGALVSDLMRARGAEPLPELVEMAADVMRADVAAYSRFDRTDPVELPCPITAIGWSGDTQIPPEQMAGWEAYGEARYTVLDGGHWSYLQAPAALLDEISRSMSARVPG
- a CDS encoding MFS transporter yields the protein MDTQRTEVRAPGEKPPSLWRNPDFNRLWAGQSISVLGSELTTLALPLTAILMLQASSFEVGLLNTMRTIAALLLTLIAGVLIDRYRRRPLMVGSDIGRAVVVALIPIAAFVGFMDMWVLYVVAVVVGGLSVVFEIAYAAYMPTLLSEEQLVDGNSRMAATESVGAIAGSSAGGVLIDLFRPAYVMMGDAISFLVSAFALSRIRHVEPPVERQSSQGRGAVAAMIHDIKHGLKVTYRNDYARPLIINSAGANFGSMMILTLFILYAARELGMSGTWIGFIYAVGSIGGVVGAVFASKLFERFGYGRGIMTALIAFRVLCFTPFVAGPQWLQITLFSVIWFVTVFGVVAGNIGQLTLFQYVIPNHLRGRVIGASRAVYLGILPLAAMLAGVLGELIGIKPAIYAGAAFLLPWIILLFLSPVPNLRRLEDAELLQDIQEPAEPAEADGPGGRKDGKDT
- a CDS encoding cytochrome P450, with the protein product MTVDTTVNLNDLDLADPDIYTAPDSGLGVLHYLQEHRPMFWNKRSDGPSFWAFTKYADGVAVYLDKTNFTSERGMQVGQTESAARAAAGKMLIVTDGRHSRLRDVMNPALTPRVVRRLEGAMRETVGGMLEENAQKDSFDFVDTVAGRLPLSVICELLGVPRADWDLMIQWTRTAFGSATSDDVISDAEKAEANANIFAYYADLLAERRDNLGDDVISVLIRGRIDGTPLTDEEILLNVNGLITGGNETTRHASAGAVIALVENPGEWRRLREDPSLIPTAVEEVLRWTAPSLNVMRTALRDTKIGDQTIRAGERVSVWHPAVNRDEDAFPDARRFDVGRTPNRHLTFGLGKHLCIGAALARFELRVLLEELTGRVARMELTGPVKRLRSNLMWGVDRVPVHLELDHAGH